A stretch of DNA from Thermanaerosceptrum fracticalcis:
GGAGATTCCCTTTTTAACTTCCTCCTGCTGTCCTGCTTTTGTGAAAGTAGTTAAAGATAATTTCAAGGATCTGGAAAAGAATATTTCCAGCTGCGTGAGTCCCATGGCCGCCACGGCCTCTATGCTGAAAGAGTGGGACCCTGAGGTTAAGACCGTTTTTATTGGTCCTTGTATGGCCAAAAAACGTGAAGCCCTGGAGGCAGGCTGTATTGATGCTGTTCTCACTTACGAAGAATTAGCGGCTCTCTTTGTGGCAGTGGGAATCAATGTTTCCGGTATTGAAACAATGAAGGAAGATGAAGCCCAGGCTTCGGCTCATGGGCAGGGCTTTGCATCCTCCGGCGGCGTCACCCAGGCTCTTCTGGCCTCTTTACCCGAGGAAAAAAGAAGTCATGTGAAGCCCCTCAAGGCAGAAGGGTTGCTGGAATGTACCCAGGTCTTAGGGAAGCTTGCAAAAGGCGAAATTACGGCTACCTTTCTGGAAGGCATGGGCTGCCAGGGTGGCTGCCTGGGAGGTCCGGGAGTGCTGGTAGACAGCCGTTTAACTAAGAAATTCCTGTACACCAGGTGCAGTAAACAGGGTATGATCTCCTGCTTAGAAAACCCTAGAGCCCGTGAAATAATATCCAGACACCCCCATTATCTTCACCGGAATAATGACAAGGAAAGTGGTGATGTATAATGCCAATCAGGACTGGGCCCGTTGTAGTGCCCGCTGCTGTTATTAAAAGGTTACCCATGTATTACAGGTACCTGCAGGTCTTGGTAGATGAAGGTCTGGAGCGGATATCTTCACGGGAATTAAGCCAGTTAATGGGTATTACCTCGTCTCAACTGCGACAGGACCTAAGCTACTTCGGGGAGTTTGGACAGCAGGGATATGGTTACAAGGTAACTGAACTTTATCAGGCCATCTGTGAAATACTGGGCCTTGAGAAACAGTATAAGACTGTGCTGGTAGGGGTAGGTAACCTGGGCAGAGCATTAATCAACTATCAGGGATTTAGCCGCAGGGGCTTAAATCTCAAAGGGATTTTTGACAATAATCCTGCCATTATCGGAGAGAATATTAACGGTTTCACTGTGCGCAGCGTGGAAGAGCTTAGACCCTATCTACAGAAAGAAGGGATTCAGATCGGTGTGATTACCACACCGGCTTCAGCAGCCCAGGAAATAGCGGATATTCTAATTGCCGGAGGGGTGACGGGTATCTGGAATTTTGCCCCGCAGCATATCAGCACGCTGGAGGATGTAATCGTAGAGAATACCCATATCGGTGATGGATTACTCAGTTTGTTCTTTAAAATGAAACACCAGGAGAGGCTGGAATTAAAATAAGAGGCTGGTTTATATCCAGCCTCTTATTTTTTACCTTTCCCCCTGATAAGATTGCCACAACTTTGATAATCATTTACAATTGTTAAAGATAAACTTTGGTCAAAGGTGTGGAACAATGTCGCGGATACTTTTCTATATCCTCTCGCTTTTTATATATCTTTTGGTTCCCACGGCCCAGCATTACAGTTACCAGGACATTGTTGTCTACGGCGGAGGTTTGGCCGGCTGTGCCGCGGCCCGTAATGCTGCGGCCGCTGCCCCTGACAAGAAAGTGTTACTGGTGGTACCCGAGCCTGTCCGTGCCCTGGGTGGCCTGGGAACAGTGGGTGGACAGAATTTTGCCGACATCAGACTTTGGAAGAATGAACTGGTAACCCGGGGGTCTTTTGGCCGCTGGTTTGCGGAAAGCGGTCAATTTTACAGTACACAGGGTTTGGTCGAAACAATTAAAAAAGACCTATCCCAGTTTCCTAATCTTAAGGTCCTGTACAGTTTTGATCTCACATCTCTGGATGCCGCCGGCGGAGAAATCAAAGGACTTAAACTGGCAGCCATTGAAAGGGACGAGAGCGGCCGGGTGGTTTGGCGTAACGGCAGGCGTATCGTAAAGGCGCAAATCTTTATTGATGCTTCCGACGACGGGCGATTGAGCCGCCTGGCAGGGGCACCGCTAACAGTAGGCAGGCAGGACTGGCCTCCGGAATATTTGCCGGAGGAAGAACGCAAAGCAGGCTGGGTACGGCAGCAGGCCGCTACGCTCATGTTTAAAGTAAAAGGTATCAAGACACCCTCTGTTCCCAAAGCTATAGGCGAATGGGTTTTTACCAGGGATGCCAAAGGGAGTTGGGGGTTGGCCGGGGGAAAAGTAACCTGGTCCACCAACCCGGTTGTCACCGGTTTTAATGAAAAATACCAGAGCAGGGGCTTCTCTGTTAAACCTATCAACGCTGCCCAGGACGGGGCAGGAAGTGAGGAATGGTGGATCAACACCTTGCTTGTCTATAACGTGGACGGCAGGGCCCATGACCGTGATAAAAATACTGCCAATTATCCCTCTGAAACAATACCCGGGCATCGTACTACAGACCAGGCCTGGGTAGAAGCCCGCGATTTTCTCTTAAATCCAGACTTTTTAACAACCCTTCGCCAGTTTAAAGTAGTGGAAGATGGCCAGGAATACGGTTTCGGTGAAGCTGAGCTGGTTTTAGACAGGCAGGGTAAACCTGTGGTAGGAGAAATCATGTATATCAGGGAATCAGTCCACGGGCAGCGCGGAGAAATTGTCATGCCCTCGGACGGTGAGAATATTCACTATGATGTAACGACCCGGGAGACTCAGCTTGCCGGCAGTGGCCCGGAAGATGGTGGGGACCGGGAAAATTACCCGGACCGTATAGGGCTCGGCTATTATATGATGGATATTAACGCTTACCTCCCGCAAGATCTAAAATTTAGCGGTAAATACGACTGGCCTGTTACCCGCTGGTTAAGGCCCGATTGGTGGGAGAGAGGGGGAGAACCCAAAAACCCCGTTTACCTTCCCTACAGGATGCTTACGGTGAAAGGCGTAAAAAACCTGCTGGTGCCCGGCTATGCTACGGGCTGTTCCTCCTTTGCCTGGGCAGAGCTCCGGGTTTTGCCCAACCTGGCTGTGCTGGGGGATGCCGCCGGTGTGGCTGCGGCCAGGGCCGTGCTCTACGGGGAAGACCCCTCTGAGTTTAGTACGCCGCAGATACGCTGGGTCCAGGAGAAACTGAGACAATTTGGCGCAAGGCTGGATAAATAATCGCCGGGGTACCCGGCGATTATTTCTAATCACTGCCAACTACCAACTATCAACTATCAACTAACAACTACCAACTATTTTACCCCGGCCGGCGGAAGCCTTCCCCCAGGACCTCCCGCACATCATTGACAATGACAAAGGCCCGGGGATCAGCTTCCTGCACGATGTTCTTCAGACGCAGCAGCTGGTATCTGCTTACAACAACGTACAGTACATCTTTATCCTGACCTGTATAGGCCCCCTGCCCTTTGAGGATGGTCGCTCCCCGGTCCAGTTCTTTAATAATGGCCTGGGATATTTGGGGTACGGCCTGGGAGATGATAATGACAGCCTTGGCCTCATCAAAACCCTCTATGATACGATCTATCACCTGGCTGAAAACACCGACAGCCACCAGGGTATAAAGAGCCTTTTCCAGGCCGAATAAAAAAGCAACCATAGAGAGGACAAAGAGGTCAAAAAGGAAGTAGATTTTTCCCATACTGATCCCGCTTTTTTCATTAATCCAGCGGGCAATGATATCCACACCCCCGGTAGTGGCGCCGAAGCGCAGTACCAGGCCCAAGCCTACTCCTGATAAAACACCCCCATAAAGGGCCGCTAAAAGAAGGTCATGGGTCTTGAGACCAAAACCTTGAGTCAGGTCTAAGGCTACGGAAACTGCCGCTACCCCCAGGATGGTTTTCAGCACAAAGGTTTTACCCCACATTTTCCAGCCGATAAAAAAGAGGGGCAGGTTAAGCAAAAACAGTACGGTGCCTACGGGCCAACCGGCAAGATAATGGATAATCAGGGCGATACCGGTAAAACCCCCTTCCGCCAGGCCGTTGGCAATAATAAAATAATTTAAACCAAAAGCAAAAATGAATGAACCTGCTGCAATCCCCAAATATGTGGATATCGTTCTCACATTATCCCTCCAAAGGCCGTGCCTTCCGTTAGTATTACCAACTTCTTCTTTAATCATGGCATAAAATACCAGCATTAGGCAATGACCGCCACAAGAGAAATTTATCTCTACTCATGCTATATAACAGGTCTGAATCTCTAAAATGTTCTATATAAAAGATTTGCCCGGAACTCTTGAAAGATCTTGAGGTAAGGCCTATACTTAAGTTTAAATATCGCTATGAGGAGTGGAGAGAGTGATCTGGAACCAGCATTATGAATGTATGCCGCGGGAGCAGTTAAAAGACCTACAACTGGAACGTCTGCGAAAAACTCTGGAGAGAGTCTATCATAACGTACCTTTCTACCGGCAGAAGTTGCAAGAAGCCGGTTTTGAACCAGGTGACTTGCAATCCCTGGACGATTTACAGAAACTGCCCTTCACTGCTAAACAGGACTTGCGGGATAACTATCCCTTCGGCATGTTTGCTGTACCCATGTCGGAAATCGTGAGAGTACATGCTTCCTCCGGCACCACAGGAAAACCCACCGTGGTGGGTTATACCCGTTCTGATATCAATACCTGGGCCGAACTAATGGCCCGTACCCTTACCTGCGGGGGAACAACCAAAAATTCCGTCATCCAGGTAGCCTACGGCTATGGGCTTTTCACAGGGGGGCTGGGGGTACACTACGGGGCAGAAAGGATAGGCGCCTCCGTTATTCCCATTTCCGGCGGGAACACCCAGCGCCAGATCATGCTGATGGAAGACTTCGGAACCACAGTTTTAGCCTGTACGCCTTCTTATGCCATTTACCTGGCGGAGGCCATGGAAGAGATGGGCGTGGACAAGAACAGGCTTAAACTGCAGTATGGTGTCTTTGGGGCCGAACCCTGGTCGGAGCGGATGCGCCAGGAGATTGAAAAGCGCCTGAACATCAAAGCCATCGACATCTACGGATTGTCAGAGGTCATAGGTCCCGGTGTGGCCAGCGAATGCCAGGAGCAGAAGGGGCTTCATATTTTTGAAGACCACTTCCTGCCCGAGGTTATCGACCCGGTTACGGAAAAACCCCTGCCTTTCGGGGAAAAAGGCGAGCTGGTGTTTACCTCCTTAACGAAAGAGGGTATTCCCATTATCCGCTACCGGACCCGGGATATCACCACGTTAAAAGCGGAAGTGTGTTCTTGCGGCCGGACCCATGTACGCATGGAGAAAGTTATGGGCAGAACTGATGATATGCTCATCATCAGGGGCGTCAATGTCTTCCCCTCCCAAATTGAATCAGTACTCTTGGAGATAGGCGATACTGAACCGCATTATCTCTTAGTCGTTGATAGAAAGGGCAGCCTGGATGAACTGGAGGTACAGGTGGAAGTATCCCAGGCTATGTTTTCCGATAAGGTTAAGGGCCTTGAAACCTTAGAAAAGACGATTCACCATCGTATCGAATCTTTGCTGGGAATTTCAGCGAAAGTGAAACTGGTGGAACCCCATTCCATACCCCGCAGCGAAGGGAAAGCCAAACGGGTTATAGACAAAAGAAGTCTGTAGGAGGGATGATGATGGTTAAGCAAATTTCACTCTTTTTGGAAAATAAGGAGGGACGTTTAGCCAGGGTTTGCCGCATCCTGGGAGATGCAGGGATTAATATCCGTGCTCTCTCTATTGCCGATACCTCCAACTTTGGAGTACTGCGTCTCATCGTAAACCAGCCTGATACAGCTTATAATATTCTGAAGCAAAACGGTTTTGTCGTCGATATTACAGAAGTTATTGCTGTAGAGGTTCCTGACCAGCCGGGGGGACTGGCCGGGACTTTGGAAATACTGGAAAAGAAGAATATTAATGTTGAGTACATGTATGCTTTCCTTGGCACAACCTCCCAGGATGCCCTGGTCATCCTGCGGGTAGAAAATATCGCCGGGGCTGTAGAAACTTTAGAGGCGGCCAACGTCAAAGTATTGGAAGGAGAAGAGGTCTATTCATTATAACTTGGCTTGAGTAACTACCCTGAATAAGCTATACTTTACCATATAGGATTAAATCTTAAGGAGGATTTCAGGGTGTTCTTAACAATCGATCCCGTTGCCTTTACCATAGGACCTTTTTCCGTACGCTGGTATGGTATTTTAATCGCAACGGCCATTTTACTTGGTACGATTCTAGCTCTTCGTGAAAGTGAACGCCAGGGATGGGACCCTGATCACTTTTTAAACCTAATTCTCTACTGTGTACCGGCGGCTTTTGTCGGCGCTCGCCTGTATTATGTCATCTTTAACTGGGACTACTACAGCCAGTACCCCAAAGAAATACCTGCCGTGTGGCA
This window harbors:
- a CDS encoding ACT domain-containing protein; this encodes MMVKQISLFLENKEGRLARVCRILGDAGINIRALSIADTSNFGVLRLIVNQPDTAYNILKQNGFVVDITEVIAVEVPDQPGGLAGTLEILEKKNINVEYMYAFLGTTSQDALVILRVENIAGAVETLEAANVKVLEGEEVYSL
- a CDS encoding phenylacetate--CoA ligase family protein, which gives rise to MPREQLKDLQLERLRKTLERVYHNVPFYRQKLQEAGFEPGDLQSLDDLQKLPFTAKQDLRDNYPFGMFAVPMSEIVRVHASSGTTGKPTVVGYTRSDINTWAELMARTLTCGGTTKNSVIQVAYGYGLFTGGLGVHYGAERIGASVIPISGGNTQRQIMLMEDFGTTVLACTPSYAIYLAEAMEEMGVDKNRLKLQYGVFGAEPWSERMRQEIEKRLNIKAIDIYGLSEVIGPGVASECQEQKGLHIFEDHFLPEVIDPVTEKPLPFGEKGELVFTSLTKEGIPIIRYRTRDITTLKAEVCSCGRTHVRMEKVMGRTDDMLIIRGVNVFPSQIESVLLEIGDTEPHYLLVVDRKGSLDELEVQVEVSQAMFSDKVKGLETLEKTIHHRIESLLGISAKVKLVEPHSIPRSEGKAKRVIDKRSL
- a CDS encoding redox-sensing transcriptional repressor Rex — protein: MPIRTGPVVVPAAVIKRLPMYYRYLQVLVDEGLERISSRELSQLMGITSSQLRQDLSYFGEFGQQGYGYKVTELYQAICEILGLEKQYKTVLVGVGNLGRALINYQGFSRRGLNLKGIFDNNPAIIGENINGFTVRSVEELRPYLQKEGIQIGVITTPASAAQEIADILIAGGVTGIWNFAPQHISTLEDVIVENTHIGDGLLSLFFKMKHQERLELK
- a CDS encoding FAD-dependent oxidoreductase, translating into MSRILFYILSLFIYLLVPTAQHYSYQDIVVYGGGLAGCAAARNAAAAAPDKKVLLVVPEPVRALGGLGTVGGQNFADIRLWKNELVTRGSFGRWFAESGQFYSTQGLVETIKKDLSQFPNLKVLYSFDLTSLDAAGGEIKGLKLAAIERDESGRVVWRNGRRIVKAQIFIDASDDGRLSRLAGAPLTVGRQDWPPEYLPEEERKAGWVRQQAATLMFKVKGIKTPSVPKAIGEWVFTRDAKGSWGLAGGKVTWSTNPVVTGFNEKYQSRGFSVKPINAAQDGAGSEEWWINTLLVYNVDGRAHDRDKNTANYPSETIPGHRTTDQAWVEARDFLLNPDFLTTLRQFKVVEDGQEYGFGEAELVLDRQGKPVVGEIMYIRESVHGQRGEIVMPSDGENIHYDVTTRETQLAGSGPEDGGDRENYPDRIGLGYYMMDINAYLPQDLKFSGKYDWPVTRWLRPDWWERGGEPKNPVYLPYRMLTVKGVKNLLVPGYATGCSSFAWAELRVLPNLAVLGDAAGVAAARAVLYGEDPSEFSTPQIRWVQEKLRQFGARLDK
- a CDS encoding YitT family protein; this translates as MLVFYAMIKEEVGNTNGRHGLWRDNVRTISTYLGIAAGSFIFAFGLNYFIIANGLAEGGFTGIALIIHYLAGWPVGTVLFLLNLPLFFIGWKMWGKTFVLKTILGVAAVSVALDLTQGFGLKTHDLLLAALYGGVLSGVGLGLVLRFGATTGGVDIIARWINEKSGISMGKIYFLFDLFVLSMVAFLFGLEKALYTLVAVGVFSQVIDRIIEGFDEAKAVIIISQAVPQISQAIIKELDRGATILKGQGAYTGQDKDVLYVVVSRYQLLRLKNIVQEADPRAFVIVNDVREVLGEGFRRPG